The following are encoded in a window of Rosa chinensis cultivar Old Blush chromosome 4, RchiOBHm-V2, whole genome shotgun sequence genomic DNA:
- the LOC112199830 gene encoding glycine-rich cell wall structural protein isoform X1: MGKFSKFVGVFAVMLVVVVAIAECRKLEKETFSEGGVGGGAGGGAGGGFGGGKGGGVGVGGGSGGGVGGGAGGGVGGGSGGGGGVGGGSGAGGGFGGGRGGGAGGGVGGGSGKGGGSGGGVGGGSGAGGGFGGGKGGGAGGGVGGGSGKGGGSGAGGGFGGGKGGGAGEELVEEAVVAEVLVEALEVVLGEERVVEAVSVEVLGAVLEEELVAVLGEEPVVEAVSVEVLAEALGAVLEEEPVVVLVEDSEEAVELVVVGELVVGFKSPI, from the exons ATGGGGAAGTTTTCTAAGTTTGTTGGAGTTTTTGCTGTGATGCTTGTAGTGGTGGTAGCCATAGCCGAGTGTAGGAAGCTTGAGAAAGAAACGTTTTCGGAAGGTGGTGTTGGAGGTGGCGCTGGAGGTGGTGCAGGTGGAGGCTTTGGCGGTGGTAAAGGTGGCGGCGTTGGAGTAGGAGGTGGTTCTGGAGGTGGAGTTGGTGGTGGTGCAGGTGGTGGTGTTGGAGGAGGAAGCGGTGGCGGCGGAGGTGTTGGTGGAGGAAGCGGTGCTGGTGGAGGCTTTGGGGGTGGTAGAGGTGGTGGTGCTGGGGGAGGAGTTGGTGGAGGAAGTGGTAAAGGTGGAGGctccggaggaggagttggtgGAGGAAGCGGGGCTGGTGGAGGCTTTGGGGGTGGTAAAGGTGGTGGTGCTGGGGGAGGAGTTGGTGGAGGAAGTGGTAAAGGTGGAG GAAGCGGTGCTGGTGGAGGCTTTGGGGGTGGTAAAGGTGGTGGTGCTGGGGAGGAGTTGGTGGAGGAAGCGGTGGTGGCGGAGGTGTTGGTGGAGGCTCTGGAGGTGGTGTTGGGGGAGGAGCGGGTGGTGGAGGCGGTGTCGGTGGAGGTGCTGGGGGCGGTTTTGGAGGAGGAGCTGGTGGCGGTGTTGGGGGAGGAGCCGGTGGTGGAGGCGGTGTCGGTGGAGGTGCTGGCGGAGGCGCTGGGGGCGGTTTTGGAGGAGGAGCCGGTGGTGGTGCTGGTGGAGGATTCGGAGGAGGCGGTGgagctggtggtggtgggggaaTTGGTGGTGGGTTTTAAATCACCAATTTAG
- the LOC112199830 gene encoding glycine-rich cell wall structural protein isoform X3 gives MGKFSKFVGVFAVMLVVVVAIAECRKLEKETFSEGGVGGGAGGGAGGGFGGGKGGGVGVGGGSGGGVGGGAGGGVGGGSGGGGGVGGGSGAGGGFGGGRGGGAGGGVGGGSGKGGGSGAGGGFGGGKGGGAGEELVEEAVVAEVLVEALEVVLGEERVVEAVSVEVLGAVLEEELVAVLGEEPVVEAVSVEVLAEALGAVLEEEPVVVLVEDSEEAVELVVVGELVVGFKSPI, from the exons ATGGGGAAGTTTTCTAAGTTTGTTGGAGTTTTTGCTGTGATGCTTGTAGTGGTGGTAGCCATAGCCGAGTGTAGGAAGCTTGAGAAAGAAACGTTTTCGGAAGGTGGTGTTGGAGGTGGCGCTGGAGGTGGTGCAGGTGGAGGCTTTGGCGGTGGTAAAGGTGGCGGCGTTGGAGTAGGAGGTGGTTCTGGAGGTGGAGTTGGTGGTGGTGCAGGTGGTGGTGTTGGAGGAGGAAGCGGTGGCGGCGGAGGTGTTGGTGGAGGAAGCGGTGCTGGTGGAGGCTTTGGGGGTGGTAGAGGTGGTGGTGCTGGGGGAGGAGTTGGTGGAGGAAGTGGTAAAGGTGGAG GAAGCGGTGCTGGTGGAGGCTTTGGGGGTGGTAAAGGTGGTGGTGCTGGGGAGGAGTTGGTGGAGGAAGCGGTGGTGGCGGAGGTGTTGGTGGAGGCTCTGGAGGTGGTGTTGGGGGAGGAGCGGGTGGTGGAGGCGGTGTCGGTGGAGGTGCTGGGGGCGGTTTTGGAGGAGGAGCTGGTGGCGGTGTTGGGGGAGGAGCCGGTGGTGGAGGCGGTGTCGGTGGAGGTGCTGGCGGAGGCGCTGGGGGCGGTTTTGGAGGAGGAGCCGGTGGTGGTGCTGGTGGAGGATTCGGAGGAGGCGGTGgagctggtggtggtgggggaaTTGGTGGTGGGTTTTAAATCACCAATTTAG
- the LOC112200722 gene encoding probable pectinesterase 67 — protein MMFKLQGLVAFAITLFVSASFTHGGHPSGEDEKIGSPLLTQELHTNNTILVDINGGGQFKSIQAAIDSVPAGNNKWVIIHVRRGVYREKVHVPQDKPHIFLRGNGRGKTHIVWSQSSHDNIESATFKVESPYFIAFGISFKNEAPTGVAYTSQNQSVAAFVGADMVAFYHCAFYSTHNTLFDYKGRHYYDNCYIQGSIDFIFGRARSTFHSCEIFVISDKRVSIKGSVTANHRENANECSGFVFIKGKVYGVGDHVYLGRAKGPFSRVVFAETYLSKTIVPQGWTNWSYAGGTENLFHAEYNCKGPGADFAERAPWAKQLTEKEAAPFLSIDFIDGREWLPVWI, from the exons ATGATGTTCAAGTTACAAGGTTTAGTTGCCTTCGCAATCACATTGTTCGTCTCCGCCTCTTTCACTCATGGCGGCCACCCCAGCGGCGAAGATGAAAAGATCGGCTCTCCCCTCCTGACTCAAGAGCTACACACCAACAACACCATCCTGGTCGATATCAACGGCGGTGGCCAATTCAAGTCCATCCAGGCCGCCATCGATTCTGTTCCTGCAGGCAACAATAAGTGGGTTATCATCCATGTTAGGAGAGGGGTGTACAGAGAAAAAGTGCACGTACCCCAAGACAAACCCCATATTTTCTTGAGAGGCAATGGGAGGGGAAAGACACACATTGTTTGGTCCCAAAGCTCTCATGACAACATTGAATCTGCAACTTTCAAAGTAGAATCTCCATACTTCATTGCCTTTGGAATCAGCTTCAAG AATGAGGCTCCAACTGGTGTGGCATACACGTCGCAAAATCAGTCGGTGGCAGCATTTGTGGGTGCAGACATGGTTGCATTTTACCACTGTGCTTTCTACAGTACCCATAACACCCTTTTCGATTACAAGGGCAGGCATTACTATGATAACTGCTACATCCAAGGCTCAATCGACTTCATCTTCGGACGTGCTAGGTCTACCTTCCAT AGCTGTGAGATTTTTGTGATTTCAGACAAGAGGGTTTCCATCAAAGGGTCTGTAACAGCTAATCACCGAGAGAATGCGAACGAGTGCAGTGGGTTTGTATTTATCAAAGGCAAGGTGTATGGTGTAGGTGATCATGTCTACTTGGGTAGAGCCAAGGGTCCCTTTTCTAGAGTCGTTTTTGCAGAAACCTACCTCTCTAAGACCATTGTGCCCCAGGGCTGGACCAATTGGAGTTACGCCGGAGGAACAGA GAACCTGTTCCACGCGGAGTACAATTGCAAAGGGCCAGGAGCCGACTTTGCAGAGCGCGCTCCATGGGcgaagcaactgacggagaaaGAGGCCGCACCATTCCTGTCGATCGACTTCATCGACGGACGGGAATGGCTCCCGGTGTGGATATGA
- the LOC112199830 gene encoding glycine-rich cell wall structural protein isoform X2 codes for MGKFSKFVGVFAVMLVVVVAIAECRKLEKETFSEGGVGGGAGGGAGGGFGGGKGGGVGVGGGSGGGVGGGAGGGFGGGRGGGAGGGVGGGSGKGGGSGGGVGGGSGAGGGFGGGKGGGAGGGVGGGSGKGGGVGGGSGGGVGGGSGAGGGFGGGKGGGAGEELVEEAVVAEVLVEALEVVLGEERVVEAVSVEVLGAVLEEELVAVLGEEPVVEAVSVEVLAEALGAVLEEEPVVVLVEDSEEAVELVVVGELVVGFKSPI; via the exons ATGGGGAAGTTTTCTAAGTTTGTTGGAGTTTTTGCTGTGATGCTTGTAGTGGTGGTAGCCATAGCCGAGTGTAGGAAGCTTGAGAAAGAAACGTTTTCGGAAGGTGGTGTTGGAGGTGGCGCTGGAGGTGGTGCAGGTGGAGGCTTTGGCGGTGGTAAAGGTGGCGGCGTTGGAGTAGGAGGTGGTTCTGGAGGTGGAGTTGGTGGTGGTGCAGGTGGTG GCTTTGGGGGTGGTAGAGGTGGTGGTGCTGGGGGAGGAGTTGGTGGAGGAAGTGGTAAAGGTGGAGGctccggaggaggagttggtgGAGGAAGCGGGGCTGGTGGAGGCTTTGGGGGTGGTAAAGGTGGTGGTGCTGGGGGAGGAGTTGGTGGAGGAAGTGGTAAAGGTGGAGGTGTTGGTGGAGGCTCTGGAGGAGGAGTTGGTGGAGGAAGCGGTGCTGGTGGAGGCTTTGGGGGTGGTAAAGGTGGTGGTGCTGGGGAGGAGTTGGTGGAGGAAGCGGTGGTGGCGGAGGTGTTGGTGGAGGCTCTGGAGGTGGTGTTGGGGGAGGAGCGGGTGGTGGAGGCGGTGTCGGTGGAGGTGCTGGGGGCGGTTTTGGAGGAGGAGCTGGTGGCGGTGTTGGGGGAGGAGCCGGTGGTGGAGGCGGTGTCGGTGGAGGTGCTGGCGGAGGCGCTGGGGGCGGTTTTGGAGGAGGAGCCGGTGGTGGTGCTGGTGGAGGATTCGGAGGAGGCGGTGgagctggtggtggtgggggaaTTGGTGGTGGGTTTTAAATCACCAATTTAG